The Deltaproteobacteria bacterium sequence CGATCGGCTCTCGACGCCGATCACCCACTTCCACGACCTGCGCGAGCTGAGCGACTGGTGCCGCGCGGCCGGGCTCCAGTACATCTGCGTCAACGACACCGAGCGGCGCGGGTGGCACGCCTCCGGGCGTCGTGCCGGCGCGTGACGGCCACGGCGCACCTGCTCGCGGGCGTCCACCGCGCGGCCGTGACACGAGAGCCCTTCGCGCATCTCGCCCGCGGCGGAGCCGTCGACCCGGGCGTGTACGAGGCGCTGTCGGCGAGCTTTCCGCCGCTCGAGAGCTTCCTCGCGCCGCGCGAGGTCGGCGGGTCGAACCGGGCCGTGCGCAGGAATGCGGTGCGGGTTGCGGCGGATCCAGGCACGCCACCGGTCTGGCGCGAGTTCTTCGCGCACCACACCTCGGCGGACTATTGGCGCGACGTCGTGCGACTGTTCGCCGGGCACTTCCGACGCGCGTTTCCCGACCTGGAGGCGCGGATCGGCCGGCCGTACGAGCAGTGGCGCATCGCGCCGCGCGGCGCCGACCCGGACGCCGACGTGCGCCTCGACTGCCAGTTCGTCGTGAACACCCCGGTCACGGTGCGGAGCAGCGTCAAGACCGCGCACGTCGACAAGGGCGACAAGATCTTCTCGGCGCTCTTCTACGTGCCCGACCCGCGCGAGACGGGAGCCGGCGGCGACCTCGAGCTCTACGCGTGGCGCCGCGCGCCGCGGTTCGTGAAGCACCGCGTCCTCGCCCGGGACGTCGCGGTCGTGAGGACGGTGCCGTACGCCGCCAACACCTGCGTCGCGTTCGTGAACTCGCCGCGGTCCGTGCACGGCGTGACGCCGCGTGACGCCACCGACGTGCCGCGCCGCTATGTGAACCTCATCGCCGAGGTGCGGGTGCGGGCGTTCAGGCCGCAGCAGGTCGGCCGCGTGGTCCGCCGGTGGTACGGGGTCGCGACCGGCGGCGAGGACGACGCGTAGGGACGCGCGGCTGACGACCCGCATTCCGGTCGTTGCGAGCCCGCACTTCGCACCAGGTCCCTGGCGCGCGCTTGACGCTCTCGCGACGTGGACCCGGTGAGAAATGCGGGCTAGAGCCTTCGGCCATGATCCTTTCCGGCAAGACGGTGATCGTGACGGGCGTCGGCGCCGGGCTCGGGCGCGAATGCGTGGCCAAGGCTCTCGTCCAAGGGGCGAACGTGGTGATGGCGGCGCGGACGCAGGCGAACCTCGACGCCGCGGTCGGCGCGCTCGATCCTTCGGGGCGACGCCTCGCGGCGCGCGCCACCGACATCAACGACGCGGAGGCGTGCGCGGCGTTGGTGGGGCTCGCGCGGGAACGCTTCGGGGGCGTCGATGCGCTCGTACAGGTGGCGGCCTTCGAGCACGCGTGGGGCGGGCTCTTCGCGACCGACTTCGCGTCCTGGCGACAGGCCTTCGAGACCAACGTGATCGGAGCGTTGACGGTCGTACGGGCGGCGGCCGGCGCGATGAAGGAGCGCGGCGGCGGCTCGGTGGTCCTGATCGGGTCGCAGTCGATGTTCAAGCCGTCGCTCCCGCAGGCCGGCTATGCGGCGTCGAAGGGGGCGCTCCTCTCGGCGATGTACTACCTCGCCGACGAGCTCGGCCCCGACGCGATCCGCTGCAACATGGTGGTGCCGTCGTGGATGTGGGGGCCGCCGGTCGAGATGTTCGTGAAGGGGCGGGCGAAGCAGCAGAAGATCACCGCGGAGGAGGCGCTTCGCGGGATCGTCGGCGGCTTCCCGCTCAGGCGCATGACCGAGGACGGCGAGGTCGCGGACGTGGTGGCGTTTTTCGCGTCGGATCTCTCCAAGGCGGTGACCGGCCAATACTTGCTGGTCAACGCCGGGGAGATGTCGAAATGACCACCCGTGCGGGCGCGAGCAAGAAGAAGGTCGTCGTGTGGGGGACCGGCTTCGTCGGGAAGCTCGTGATCCCGGAGATCGTGAAGCATCCGGGGTTCGAGCTTGTCGGTGTGGGCGTCAGCCACCCGGAGAAGGTCGGAAAGGACGTCGGCGCGATCTGCGGCATCGATCCCATCGGTCTCGCGGCCACGGACGACGTCGCGCAGCTCCTCGCGACCGACCCCGACGCGCTCGTCCACTACGGACCGACCGCCGCCTACGCGCGCGACAACATCCGGCTCATCAAACAGTTCCTGCTCGCCGGCATCGACGTCTGCTCGACCGCGATGACGCCGTGGGTCTGGCCGGCGATGACGAAGAACCCGCCGCAATGGATCGCGCCGATCACCGAGGCGTGCGAACGGGGAGGGGCGTCGTGCTTCACGACCGGCATCGATCCCGGGTTCGCGAACGACCTCTTCCCGCTGACCCTCATGGGCCTCTGCGGCGAGGTCCGCGTCGTGCGCGCCCTCGAGATCCTCGACTACAGCAACTACGAAGGCGACTACGAGATCGAGATGGGGATCGGGAAGCCGGCGGACTTCCAGGCCCTCCTCGAGAATCCCGACATCCTCGCCATGTCGTGGGGCGCGACGGTGCCGATGATCGCGCACGCCGCCGGCATCGAGCTCGACGCGATCACCACCACCTGGGACAAGTGGGTGACGCCGAAGGCGATCACGACGGTGAAGGGCACCATCGCTCCCGGCGAGGTGGCGGCCATCCACTTCACCATCAACGGCGTGTACCGGGGGACGACCCGGATCCAGCTCGAGCACGTGAACCGGGTCGGGCAGGACGCCGCGCCCGACTGGCCGCGCGGCGGCCGGAACGACGTGTATCGGGTCGAGATCGAGGGTTCGCCGTCGATCACTCAGGAGACCGCGTTCCGCTTCACCGACGGCAGCGGGCGCGACGCTTCGACGGCCGGCTGCCTCGCGACGGGCCTGCGCGCGCTGAACGCCGTGCCCTACGTGAACGAGCTGCCCGCGGGCTGGGTGACCGCGCTCGACCTGCCGCTCATCCCGGGGAGGGGCACGATCCGGTAGCCCAGCGGGCGGAGCGCGCGACTTGCTTTCGACGGCGACGCGCGTCCATGCTGCTGGCGAATGCCGACGTCCGACCAGGAGAAGCCGTCCCCGCAGCCGGGAGACGCGGCGCGATCCGAGGCGGGCGCCGGTCCGAGCCGTCCGGAGGGGAGCCTGGACGCGGACGTGCAGCGTGCGCTCGCGGCCGAGCTGCGCTGGCTGACCCACGAGATCAGCCAACCCCTGGCGGCGATCGTGAGCTACGTCCGGGGCGCGCAGATGCGCCTCGACGCCCACAGCCTGCAGGAAGCGGATCTCGCCCACGTACTGGAAGCGATCGCGACGCAGGCGCAGCGTGCGGTCGCGATCGTCCGCGGGGCCGATCGGCAACGGGGGTCATGATGAGCCGAGGAACGATTCACGTCGTCGACGACGACACCGCCGTGTTGCGCGGCCTGCGCTGGTTCTTCGAGTCCGCCGGGCTCGTCGTCGAAAGCTACGCGAACGCGGAGGACTTCGCGTCGCGCTATCAGCGGGCGACCGCGCCGGAGTGCCTGGTGCTCGATCTCTGCATGCCCGGCCTGTCGGGCCTCGCGCTGCACCGGACCTTTCACGAGCGGGGCTGGACGCTGCCGGTCATCTATCTCACCGGCCATGGCAAGGTCCCCGATGCGGTCGCCGCGTTGAAGCAGGGAGCTTTCGATTTCGTCGAGAAGCCCTGCGCCGACGATGCGATGCTGGCGCGGGTGCGGGCCGCGCTGGCGGAGGACGTCCGGCGGCGGGCGCACTCGGAGGAGATGGCGCAGCTGGCGGCGCGGATCGCGAGCCTGACGACGCGCGAGCACCAGGTGGCGATGCGGGTGGCCGCGGGCCTACCCAACAAGCTGATCGCCGCCGAGCTCGGCATCAGTCCGCGAACCGTCGAGGTCTACCGCGCGAAGGCGATGAGCAAGACCGGCTCGCGGTCGACGGCCGAGCTGGTGCAGCTGGTGATGCGCGAGCGCGGGTTCGAGGGCACGCGCGGTACGCCGGGCTCGCCGTAGCGCGCGGCCGGCGCGGCGCAGCAGACGGAAGGATCCGCGCGGGAAAATCACCTGACAAGCGCATCGAGCCCGTGGTAAGGCTCGCGGAGCCCATCTCACGCCGCCCAGGAGGCCTCCCTCGTGCAACGCCTTCGCCGCTCGATGCTTTCGTCGTCGCCCGCGCTCGTCCTGACGGCGCTGGTGGCTACCGCCGGCGCCACGCCCTCGCCGTCGCTCGACGCGTACTCGCTCTTCGCGCTCGAGACGATGCACGTGCGGAACTTGCGGGCCGGGGACGGTGACCTCGGGGTGAACCAGGGCGCGTTCACGGCCCGGGGGAGCTTCTCGGCGCCGACGGCCCAGGTGGTCGCGGCCTCCGCCGACGTCGTGGCGACCGGCGACTGCAATGGCATCTACGCGACCTCGGTCGCCTCGTCCGGACCCGACTGCCCGGCCGCGGGCGCGGCGCCGCAGCCGATCGTCGCGGACGTACCGACGGCGTGCGGCTACCCCGCGACCTTCCCGGCGTGCGACGCGGCCGCGGGCGTCACGGTGCGCGCCGGTCGGACGGTGCTTCCGCCCGGGGTCTACGGCGACGTCGCCGTGAAGAGCTCGGGGGCTCCCGCGACCCTCGAGCTCGTCGGGGGGAGCTACGTCTTCTGCAGCCTTCGGATCGGCCGCCACGGCGAGGTCCGCTTTCGCGGCGCGGCGCAGCTGCACGTAGCGGGCGCACTGAAGCTCGGGGTCGGCGCGGCCCTGGCCCCGGCCGACGGGATGGCGGCGCCCCTCACGGGCCGCGTCTACGTCCAGGGCAAGAGCATCACGCTCGATCGCGAGGCGCGGCTGGCGGCGGCGCTCTGCGCCCCGACGGCCAAGCTCAAGGCGAACCGCAGCCGCGTCGAGGGGGCGGCGGTGGCCCGGGAGGTGCGCGCCGCCGGCGCGACCGTGCTCCGCCCCTACGAGGAGCCGCGCGCGGCGTGCGCCGACCACGACCCGCTCCGCAACCTCTACTTCGGCGATCTCCACGTGCACACGGCGCTTTCGTTCGATGCGCAGGCCTTCGACGTGCGGACGACACCGGCGGAAGCCTACGGGTTCGCCCAGGGCGCGCCGGTCGCGCTCCCGCCGCTCGACGTGAACGGTGTCGGTACGCGCACGGTTCAGCTGGAACGGCCGCTCGACTTCGCGGCCGTCACCGACCACTCGGAATTCCTCGGCGAGGTCGAGGAGTGCACGACGCCGGGTGCCCCCAACTACGACGCGCCGTCGTGTCAGGTGTACCGCGGCGAGACCTTCAACGCCGTCCGCTTCATTGCGCTGCCGCTCGCGAGCCTCGAGCCGGAGCGTTTCGCCGACATCTGCGCACCGAACGGCCAGGAATGCGCGATCCAGGGCGCGCAGGTGTGGCAGAGCGTGCAACAGGCCGCCGACCAGGCCTACGACCGCACGGCGGCCTGCGGCTTCACGAGCTTCGTCGGGTACGAGTACACCAGCGCGCGCGCCACGAGCACCCGCCACCGGAACGTCATCTTCCGGAACGACCGCGTATCGTATCCGACGACGTACTTCGAGGAGCAGTCGCCGCAGGGCCTCTGGAGCCAGCTCGAGGCCGGATGCCGCGACGCCGCGAGCGGCTGCGACGTCCTCGCCATTCCGCACAACCCGAACGAGAGCAACGGCAACATGTTCGCGGTCGAGTATCCGGGGGCCCGTTCGGTCGCGGCCGAGCGGACGCAGGCCGCCGCCCGGGGCGCGATGGAGCCGCTCGTCGAGATCTATCAGCACAAGGGCGACTCGGAGTGCATGAACGGGCTCTCGGGGGTGATCGGCGCCTCCGACGAGCAGTGCGACTTCGAGAAGGATCCGCGGCCCTTCCGCGATTGCGGCGACGGTGTCGGAGGGCAGGGCGTCGCCCGCGGCGGCTGCTTCTCGCGCCTCGACTTCGTCCGCAACGTGCTCCTCGCGGGCCTCGCCGAGGACCAGCGCCTCGGCGTGAACCCGTACCGCCTCGGCATCATCGCGGGCACCGACACGCACAACGGCACGCCGGGGGCCGTCGAGGAGGCGACCTTCCAGGGCCACCGCGGCACCGACGACGCGACGCCCGCGACCCAGCTCGGAAACGGCGTGCTCACGCCGGGCGGGATCCAATTCAGCCCGGGCGGCATCGTCGGCGTCTGGGCGGAGGAGAACTCGCGTCCGAGCATCTTCGATGCGCTCCGTCGCCGTGAGGTCTTCGGCACGAGCGGTCCGCGTATCGCCGTCCGCTTCTTCGGCGGGTGGAACCTGGCGGCCGGCCTCTGCGCGGATCCGGACATGATCGCCGGCGCGTACGCGGCGGGCGTGCCGATGGGCAGCGTGATGGATCCGCCGACCGCCGCCGCGCCGTCGTTCCTGGTCGCCGCCGCGCGCGATCCCGGGACGCTCGCGCGCCCGGGGACGCCGCTCCAGCGCGTGCAGGTCGTGAAGGGGTGGATCGACGACGCCGGGTGGCACCAGGAGGTCTTCGACGTGGCGGGGG is a genomic window containing:
- a CDS encoding dihydrodipicolinate reductase; translation: MTTRAGASKKKVVVWGTGFVGKLVIPEIVKHPGFELVGVGVSHPEKVGKDVGAICGIDPIGLAATDDVAQLLATDPDALVHYGPTAAYARDNIRLIKQFLLAGIDVCSTAMTPWVWPAMTKNPPQWIAPITEACERGGASCFTTGIDPGFANDLFPLTLMGLCGEVRVVRALEILDYSNYEGDYEIEMGIGKPADFQALLENPDILAMSWGATVPMIAHAAGIELDAITTTWDKWVTPKAITTVKGTIAPGEVAAIHFTINGVYRGTTRIQLEHVNRVGQDAAPDWPRGGRNDVYRVEIEGSPSITQETAFRFTDGSGRDASTAGCLATGLRALNAVPYVNELPAGWVTALDLPLIPGRGTIR
- a CDS encoding response regulator transcription factor translates to MMSRGTIHVVDDDTAVLRGLRWFFESAGLVVESYANAEDFASRYQRATAPECLVLDLCMPGLSGLALHRTFHERGWTLPVIYLTGHGKVPDAVAALKQGAFDFVEKPCADDAMLARVRAALAEDVRRRAHSEEMAQLAARIASLTTREHQVAMRVAAGLPNKLIAAELGISPRTVEVYRAKAMSKTGSRSTAELVQLVMRERGFEGTRGTPGSP
- a CDS encoding SDR family oxidoreductase, which encodes MILSGKTVIVTGVGAGLGRECVAKALVQGANVVMAARTQANLDAAVGALDPSGRRLAARATDINDAEACAALVGLARERFGGVDALVQVAAFEHAWGGLFATDFASWRQAFETNVIGALTVVRAAAGAMKERGGGSVVLIGSQSMFKPSLPQAGYAASKGALLSAMYYLADELGPDAIRCNMVVPSWMWGPPVEMFVKGRAKQQKITAEEALRGIVGGFPLRRMTEDGEVADVVAFFASDLSKAVTGQYLLVNAGEMSK
- a CDS encoding DUF3604 domain-containing protein; the encoded protein is MQRLRRSMLSSSPALVLTALVATAGATPSPSLDAYSLFALETMHVRNLRAGDGDLGVNQGAFTARGSFSAPTAQVVAASADVVATGDCNGIYATSVASSGPDCPAAGAAPQPIVADVPTACGYPATFPACDAAAGVTVRAGRTVLPPGVYGDVAVKSSGAPATLELVGGSYVFCSLRIGRHGEVRFRGAAQLHVAGALKLGVGAALAPADGMAAPLTGRVYVQGKSITLDREARLAAALCAPTAKLKANRSRVEGAAVAREVRAAGATVLRPYEEPRAACADHDPLRNLYFGDLHVHTALSFDAQAFDVRTTPAEAYGFAQGAPVALPPLDVNGVGTRTVQLERPLDFAAVTDHSEFLGEVEECTTPGAPNYDAPSCQVYRGETFNAVRFIALPLASLEPERFADICAPNGQECAIQGAQVWQSVQQAADQAYDRTAACGFTSFVGYEYTSARATSTRHRNVIFRNDRVSYPTTYFEEQSPQGLWSQLEAGCRDAASGCDVLAIPHNPNESNGNMFAVEYPGARSVAAERTQAAARGAMEPLVEIYQHKGDSECMNGLSGVIGASDEQCDFEKDPRPFRDCGDGVGGQGVARGGCFSRLDFVRNVLLAGLAEDQRLGVNPYRLGIIAGTDTHNGTPGAVEEATFQGHRGTDDATPATQLGNGVLTPGGIQFSPGGIVGVWAEENSRPSIFDALRRREVFGTSGPRIAVRFFGGWNLAAGLCADPDMIAGAYAAGVPMGSVMDPPTAAAPSFLVAAARDPGTLARPGTPLQRVQVVKGWIDDAGWHQEVFDVAGDANNGATVDTDTCVASGPGDDDLCAVWTDPSFDASRHAFYYVRVLENPTCRWSTVTCNALAPGERPPSCTDPDVAKTVQERAWSSPIWYRPGA
- a CDS encoding 2OG-Fe(II) oxygenase produces the protein MARLRASCRRVTATAHLLAGVHRAAVTREPFAHLARGGAVDPGVYEALSASFPPLESFLAPREVGGSNRAVRRNAVRVAADPGTPPVWREFFAHHTSADYWRDVVRLFAGHFRRAFPDLEARIGRPYEQWRIAPRGADPDADVRLDCQFVVNTPVTVRSSVKTAHVDKGDKIFSALFYVPDPRETGAGGDLELYAWRRAPRFVKHRVLARDVAVVRTVPYAANTCVAFVNSPRSVHGVTPRDATDVPRRYVNLIAEVRVRAFRPQQVGRVVRRWYGVATGGEDDA